DNA from Fusarium musae strain F31 chromosome 7, whole genome shotgun sequence:
acGGACTAGAGCAAGGGAGTCGCAGGAGTCGATGACGATGCCATGATGGGCGAGTCTGCGCCTAGTGTTATGAAGTGATtgattggtgttgaagatcaGGCGATTCAAGATGAACCCTCAAGACGAGGCTGACGAAAGAAATGGAAGCAAGGTAAGCAAGATAATTAacccaagtcaagtcaagttagAGTCAAGTAACAAGTCTACAATGACGACTCTGCCTGGTCGCGGCGTCTCATCGTCATTCCCCACTCATGCGAACGCACGGAGGCCGGCGGAACGAATCTCCGTCTCATGGTAATTTTTTGAGACGGGTTTTCATATGATGGCAAGACTTGGTCGCATTCGCCCTAGAGCAAAGACACGGTCATTTAACGATTGTTTTTTTCGTTTCTGAGAGGAGCATGTTTGGTTCACTCTTTGTTTTTTCATAATGAGTTTTTTACTCCGGGCTGGAGGCTTACGAGCTCCTATTGTTCGGGTGACGAGAAGGACGATATCAACTTCACCAAGACTTTCAAGAGCGCCGAGTCCAATTAAGAGGAAACATGGACCGAACAAGGTTGAAGCCCGAAAGgctggagagaagaagtctgAATTTTCTCCAAAGCTGGTATGTTTTATTTTCTCATTTTGAGAACATCACTTACCAATTTAGGTGACCAAAACTGATGACAGAAATGACATGAAGAGAATGAGGTTCGGCATGGACAAAAAGTCAAGTGGACGACATGGAATGTTCCGATCAACTGTTTTGATGAAGTTTCAAGATGTCATGAAAAATGCAAGCAAATCTTCTGTGTCTGCTGCGGGTGTGGGAGAGGATGAGCTCCATCAGCAAGCCTCAATGTTTATGAAGGTGCTGGACTCAGCATTCGACATGGCTGAGCAGAACATCACCGACCGAGTCAAGAACCCCCTGTTCTGGAATCTTCGCGACGCTTTCATACTGAAGGATATCAAGGGTCTCACAAACGAGATCCAGTACTCCTTTCAATCATTTCTCATTCGACAGCGCTTCTCAAAGGGTTTGGAGGAGAGCCATAAGCGCCTTTTGGACTTTCGGTTTCCCTATGAGTGGTTCCCTGCGACGAGAGCCATGCAGCGCACTATCCATGTTCACGTGGGACCGACGAATTCCGGAAAGACGTACAGAGCCTTGAAAGCGTTGGAGAACTCGAAGCGAGGAGTTTATGCGGGGCCGTTGCGTTTGCTAGCAAACGAGGTTTATCAGAGACTCAAGGCTAAGGGATTACCGTGCGCGCTGTTGACAGGAGAGGAAGTTCGTTTGCCGGAAGATACGGATACGTACTTTACGAGTTGTACGGTGGAGATGGTTCCCTTCAATGAGCGGTATGACGTTGCTGTCATTGATGAGATTCAGATGCTGGCTGATCCGGATCGTGGCAGCGCTTGGACATCTGCGCTGTTGGGTGTTCAAGCGAAGGAGGTTCATCTTTGTGGTGAGGAGAGAACTGTGAGTTTGATCCAGAGTATTTGCGCAGGTATCGGCGATAAGTGCATCGTGCATCGATATGATCGTCTAAGTCCTCTGGAGACCATGGATGAGGCCCTAGACGGTGACTACAGTCGTCTGGAAAAGGGAGATGCGGTTGTCGCATTCAGTCGTCTGAACTTGCACGCCCTGAAACGAACaatcgagaagaagactggACGACGATGTGCGATTATCTACGGATCTTTACCGCCTGAAGTGCGTGTTCAGCAAGCTGCGCTCTTCAACGACCCCGACAACGATTACGACTTTATCGTCGCCAGTGACGCTATCGGTATGGGTTTGAACCTGGAAATTCGACGAGTTATTCTTGAAGCAGTCGCAAAGTTTGATGGAAATCACAACAGAATGCTCACGCACCCTGAGCTGAAGCAGATTGGTGGTCGAGCTGGACGATATCGAACTGTCCGCAACGCCGCCGAAGCAGGGAAAAATGCCGACGtcgctgttgaggaggagagaaaggTTGGCTATGTCACAACAATGGATAGCCAAGATCTCAGGTCGGTGCATCGAGCTTTCGACGCCACagttgatgatatcgaggcCGCGTACATTTCACCACCGGCTGCTGCTATCGAGCGCTTCTCAACATACTTCCCCAAGGGAACACCTCTATCGTTCATCCTCATGCGCATTCGAGAGCTAGCGTCCGTGAGCAAGCAGTACAGAATCCACATCTCCCCAGATAAGCTAGAGATTGCCGACCACGTCCAGGATATCCCTCTGACGATCTATGATCGACTGTTGTTCACCAACTTGCCCGTGAATACACGAGCTCAGAACGCAATATCTGTTCTGCGAGCCCTCGCCAGGATCGTCGCCAACAGCGAAGACGGCTCACTTCTcagaattaaagaaattCCCCTGGAGAACCTTGACATCGACTTCAAGACGTTCAAGGGCACGTCAATGGACTATCTTCACAGGCTTGAATCACTGCACGCTGCTATTAATCAGTATATCTGGCTATCCTACCGATTTAGCGGCATGTTCCGCGATCAAAAGCTAGCATTCCACGTCCGATCTCTCGTCGAAGAAAAGCTGATTGATACACTGGAGAGGCTTGATTTCACAGAAACTGACCTCAAGGGTATCCGAATGAGGAACAGAAAGGAAGCGCGTAAGACGACAACGTCGCGTGAAGAACTGGGAGAGGCAGATCTTAAGGATCTAGAGCAAGAGTCGGATGAAACACCTATTGGAGATGAGCTGGCCTGGAAGGCAGCTGCTCCGACGTCAGGATGATTGTATAGCACCTAGATGACATGGCATATGAACGGCGTTGGGTTGGGACTGTATAgagatggattggatgtaactttattattggAGCAATGTATCACCACATTTGTACAATAGATGATGCGTACATGAACTATTATGGTTATTTTCCGCACGTGCCTTTGTTTCAGATGAGTGTTGAGTGTTTACAACATGTTTGCCTGCTTCTGAGACATGCAGTTCGTGACTTTGTGTTACACCTTAGAGTTTAGGCAGGCAGCTCGTGTTAATTCGACAATTTCAAAGTTAGCCTTCAATTTCAGGCAGCAGCCCAAAAAAATGAATAACCTTTGTCCTGTGCTCGTTATTAACTTTCTGTTTGTCCAATGAGTCAGAAATTTAGTTGTTGGTTGTACTCCAGGTTATTGTTTGTCCATGTTGCAGCCAATCGAACGTCTCTCCTGAATCTCAAAATTCAGGGACCGTAGGGCTCCTGGGTTGCTCCACTTGTCGTCATTCAAGGGCATTGACCCCTGTCAGCAGCCTATTTGGAGTGGGCATCTCAGCTGAGCGAGGCTCCCCTCTCCACTTTCTTTCACGCTGACAACTCTAGCTCAAGCTTGAACTTGGACTCCTCATTGCTCTGTACACAATCTCTTGCACAGCAAAACCCTCTACAGTCATTGTCGGACCGAGCTTCACGACAACCATAATGGAGTCGAGCGGTCTTCACCCCTCCTTCGCCAACAACGCCGTGCCATCGGCACCATACGTCCGTCGAGCACCAAGCCCGCCATTCATTCACATCCCACCGACAGGACAATGCGGCGTCTCCGCTGCGcccatcctcctcccatcGTACGAACACGTCGACTCGAGTCAGTTGACGGACCACGATGTAAAGATCATCACGCAAAACATGCAGCAGATCGCGACAGATCGTGCGGCAGATTGGTCCTATGAGCAGCGACGTGATGCCCAGAAGCTAGTGGACTTTCTGTACCTTGGTCCCAACAGCATAGCTAAGAATATCAAGTGGTTGCAGGAGGAGGGCATCACTATGATTGCTGTGGCGAGAGATGCGCGCATGGCGGGCGTGAAGCTCATgggtgttgagaaggctgcgAAAACGCTCAACATTGAGGTCCAGTATATCGATCTGGAAGGCAACGATAAGCTGATCAGTTCGTTTCCTGACATTATTCGACTGATCAACGACCATCTTTTATCCGTGTAtcacagccaagccaagggtCGAAACAAGAACGGCGAACTCCTCGTTGATCCAAGCGCATTCCGCCGGGGCAAAGTCCTCCTCACGTGCGAGACGGGCAACGACAGATCAGCGGCCATCGCTGCAGCCTACATCATGGCAGTTTTTGGAAAGGATATGATCACCGCGGTTCAGTTCATCAGCATACAGCGATTCTGCTGCGCTTTCGACGAGGACACCAAGCGGAAGTTGCAGTGCTGGGAGGATATTCTACGGGCGCGCTCACAAGTCGCTATGGAGCGGGCTGTAACCCCCAACGCGGCACATACGAAGCGACATATTGACGATGTGATGGATACGAGCGAGAACCCTAACGACAAGGGGGACTTTGCGCTGGATCAGGATCGGTTCAATGGCAGAGGATCGTTTGCGCCGTTTGTGGATATGTAGAGACGACGGATTGATTGACTCGAGGTAGAGTAGAGGTATGGCGTTTTGGACTGGTTTAGATACCCTGTATACTGATTGGCAGTGTCGGATTCTGATATCTGATGCATATTACGGCAATGGGATTGTTTGTTTTGTATTCTATTCTCGATGGTTTCAAGCTGTTGGAGGGTCACCAGATGGTTGCGTATAGAGCGAGACTTGAATCTCATAATATCGTCTGAGAATTGTGTCTTGGCCCGCTTCGAATGAATTGCTGAAGAATGGAACATAGACTTGAGCCAGGCGTTATGACCAGGGTTTTTGAAGCATTATTTGTGGAAAAATAAATGAATGTATAATGGTTGAGCTGTTGAAGCTTAGTGAAGTCCTGATCGAAAGTGAGTGGCGTATCCGTactctcatcagcttcaaagcCAACGGTGTCTAGGGGTTGACTTTATGCGCCTGAATGAggctcttttttattattaacaaAGAAGCTATTGCTTTTTGAtaagagatgagaaagacTGTTATTCCGAGTGACTGATTTGCTGACATGTATGAGCTGATTACTGACTGTTGAGTCTATGACTGACAGCTGCCGACACCTGGCAATGAGGGACAGACAATTCGACCCTGATTAGACAAGTGGTTCTTGAATCATCGCGTTCTCAAATAAACACGTGTGAGTTATAGATTTCCACAGGGTTGTTAATTGCCTGTCTCGATTGTCTTGGTCCCTGATTGTCTGCCATCTTTGCGTCCTTCATTCACACACTTCAAAACACTTTCTTATCCTCTTCTCACTCATTCTTGATACACACTTTGCTTTCATCGCTTACGCTAAGAGCTACAGACGCGATACTTGGATCTCAGACTTTTTTATCTTCACTTTATTACTGGCTTGCTCTCGACCAGGgaaaggcaagaaaacttgagaccCTCATCCAAAGTGATGAAGAACTTGGGCAGTCTAGTCTAAGTTAGGGGAGCAtctactgagtttatttggCAACCTCTTCTAAAGCCTCATGTTTGCTTGCTCTCCGAAGCGACCTCACAATCTCGACGCCTCCTCAATactcaacctcgacaccACCATCATGGAAcatctcaacaactccacACCTCCGCTCCGAGGAAGACAATAGGATGATCTCTCTTGGGGTGTGAAGTGGATTATCCTCCGTAtgttcagcaacaacaaccgtTTCGCAAAAGTCACCAGTCTCATCTTGCATCTCAGCAACCAACAGGTCAAGGACTTTATGGAGATTTACCTCCGTGAATATTACAGTTGGCGGATCTGGCAAGAGTGTGTTGAGAAGATACCTCACGTTGACCTACTTGAACATGCTCTTGAGCAGAGACAGACTGTCCAAGAGCTTCTACGTGAACATCGTCCTCCTCTCTGCACTGACAATGTTCCGGACCAAGACAAACAAAAAGGCGTCGAGTTTCTGCAGGGATTGAGGATCGCTGGTGCAGTTGAGGAGTTTTTGGAGTATACAGAGAATGGCCTGCTTGACTTTCTTCGACTGGATATCGAGTGGGAGTTCCTCCAGGATGCTATCGACAAGCAACAGATGCTGGGTTCGTTGGAGCTTGGCTGGCTTGACACAGAGAAAGTCGGGCGGCTCATGGCTCAGTTTTCCGCTGCTGAATCATCTACGGGCCCATTCCGGTATCCTGAGCTGGGAGATCCCTTCTTGGGCACTATTAAGAGAAGACTTACACCTCCCCCGGCAGATACCACTGACGAAGACGTTATGATGAAAGATGACGGCTACGATTCAGACGCGACACATGATGCATCTGAAGAC
Protein-coding regions in this window:
- a CDS encoding hypothetical protein (EggNog:ENOG41~BUSCO:EOG092629FB), which translates into the protein MSFLLRAGGLRAPIVRVTRRTISTSPRLSRAPSPIKRKHGPNKVEARKAGEKKSEFSPKLVTKTDDRNDMKRMRFGMDKKSSGRHGMFRSTVLMKFQDVMKNASKSSVSAAGVGEDELHQQASMFMKVLDSAFDMAEQNITDRVKNPLFWNLRDAFILKDIKGLTNEIQYSFQSFLIRQRFSKGLEESHKRLLDFRFPYEWFPATRAMQRTIHVHVGPTNSGKTYRALKALENSKRGVYAGPLRLLANEVYQRLKAKGLPCALLTGEEVRLPEDTDTYFTSCTVEMVPFNERYDVAVIDEIQMLADPDRGSAWTSALLGVQAKEVHLCGEERTVSLIQSICAGIGDKCIVHRYDRLSPLETMDEALDGDYSRLEKGDAVVAFSRLNLHALKRTIEKKTGRRCAIIYGSLPPEVRVQQAALFNDPDNDYDFIVASDAIGMGLNLEIRRVILEAVAKFDGNHNRMLTHPELKQIGGRAGRYRTVRNAAEAGKNADVAVEEERKVGYVTTMDSQDLRSVHRAFDATVDDIEAAYISPPAAAIERFSTYFPKGTPLSFILMRIRELASVSKQYRIHISPDKLEIADHVQDIPLTIYDRLLFTNLPVNTRAQNAISVLRALARIVANSEDGSLLRIKEIPLENLDIDFKTFKGTSMDYLHRLESLHAAINQYIWLSYRFSGMFRDQKLAFHVRSLVEEKLIDTLERLDFTETDLKGIRMRNRKEARKTTTSREELGEADLKDLEQESDETPIGDELAWKAAAPTSG
- a CDS encoding hypothetical protein (EggNog:ENOG41), producing MESSGLHPSFANNAVPSAPYVRRAPSPPFIHIPPTGQCGVSAAPILLPSYEHVDSSQLTDHDVKIITQNMQQIATDRAADWSYEQRRDAQKLVDFLYLGPNSIAKNIKWLQEEGITMIAVARDARMAGVKLMGVEKAAKTLNIEVQYIDLEGNDKLISSFPDIIRLINDHLLSVYHSQAKGRNKNGELLVDPSAFRRGKVLLTCETGNDRSAAIAAAYIMAVFGKDMITAVQFISIQRFCCAFDEDTKRKLQCWEDILRARSQVAMERAVTPNAAHTKRHIDDVMDTSENPNDKGDFALDQDRFNGRGSFAPFVDM